One stretch of Cedecea neteri DNA includes these proteins:
- the deoD gene encoding purine-nucleoside phosphorylase, whose translation MATPHINAEMGDFADVVLMPGDPLRAKHIAETFLEDVREVNNVRGMLGFTGTYKGRKISVMGHGMGIPSCSIYAKELITDFGVKKIIRVGSCGAVRADVKLRDVVIGMGACTDSKVNRLRFKDHDFAAIADFDMVRNAVDAAKALGVDARVGNIFSADLFYTPDPSMFDVMEKYGILGVEMEAAGIYGVAAEFGAKALTICTVSDHIRTHEQTTAAERQTTFNDMIKIALESVLLGDKE comes from the coding sequence ATGGCTACGCCACACATTAATGCGGAAATGGGCGATTTCGCTGACGTAGTACTGATGCCGGGTGACCCGCTGCGCGCTAAGCACATCGCGGAAACCTTCCTGGAAGACGTGCGTGAAGTGAACAACGTGCGCGGCATGCTCGGTTTCACCGGGACTTACAAAGGCCGTAAGATCTCCGTGATGGGCCACGGCATGGGCATTCCATCCTGCTCTATCTACGCTAAAGAGCTGATCACCGACTTCGGCGTGAAGAAAATCATTCGCGTAGGCTCCTGCGGCGCGGTACGTGCAGACGTTAAGCTGCGCGACGTGGTTATCGGCATGGGCGCGTGTACTGACTCCAAAGTAAACCGTCTGCGCTTCAAGGATCACGACTTTGCGGCTATCGCGGACTTCGATATGGTTCGTAACGCGGTTGACGCGGCTAAAGCGCTGGGCGTTGACGCTCGCGTGGGCAACATCTTCTCTGCAGACCTGTTCTACACGCCAGATCCGTCCATGTTCGACGTGATGGAAAAATACGGTATCCTGGGCGTGGAAATGGAAGCGGCCGGAATCTACGGCGTTGCCGCGGAGTTCGGTGCTAAAGCGCTGACCATCTGTACCGTGTCTGACCACATCCGTACTCACGAGCAGACCACCGCCGCTGAGCGTCAGACCACCTTCAACGACATGATCAAAATTGCTCTGGAATCCGTCCTGCTGGGCGACAAAGAGTAA
- the deoB gene encoding phosphopentomutase translates to MKRAFIMVLDSFGIGATEDAERFGDVGSDTFGHIAEACAKGEADKGRKGPLTLPNLTRLGLVKAHEGSTGKVAAGMDPNAEVIGAYAWAHELSSGKDTPSGHWEIAGVPVLFDWGYFSDHENSFPQELLDKLVKRANLPGYLGNCHSSGTVILDELGEEHMKTGKPIFYTSADSVFQIACHEETYGLDKLYELCEIAREELTEGGYNIGRVIARPFVGDKAGNFQRTGNRHDLAVEPPAATVLQKLVDEKQGQVVSVGKIADIYANCGITKKVKATGLDALFDATIKEMKEAGDETIVFTNFVDFDSSWGHRRDVAGYAGGLELFDRRLPELMSLLKEDDILILTADHGCDPTWQGTDHTREHIPVLIYGPKVKAGSLGHRETFADIGQTVAKYFGLSDMDYGKNML, encoded by the coding sequence ATGAAACGTGCGTTTATTATGGTGCTGGACTCGTTCGGCATCGGTGCTACCGAAGACGCTGAGCGCTTCGGAGATGTCGGCTCTGATACTTTCGGTCACATCGCGGAAGCTTGCGCCAAAGGCGAAGCTGACAAAGGCCGTAAAGGGCCTCTGACCCTGCCTAACCTGACTCGTCTTGGCCTGGTTAAAGCCCACGAGGGCTCTACCGGGAAAGTTGCCGCAGGCATGGACCCTAACGCAGAAGTTATCGGTGCGTACGCCTGGGCACATGAGCTTTCCTCCGGCAAAGACACCCCGTCTGGCCACTGGGAAATCGCCGGCGTGCCGGTGCTGTTTGACTGGGGCTACTTCAGCGACCACGAAAACAGCTTCCCGCAGGAGCTGCTGGACAAACTGGTCAAGCGTGCCAATCTGCCGGGCTACCTCGGTAACTGCCACTCTTCCGGGACCGTGATTCTGGACGAACTGGGCGAAGAGCACATGAAAACCGGGAAACCGATTTTCTACACCTCCGCTGACTCCGTGTTCCAGATTGCCTGCCACGAAGAAACCTACGGCCTGGATAAGCTTTATGAGCTATGCGAAATCGCGCGTGAAGAGCTGACCGAAGGCGGCTACAACATTGGCCGCGTTATCGCTCGTCCGTTTGTTGGCGATAAAGCTGGCAACTTCCAGCGTACCGGCAACCGTCACGATTTAGCCGTTGAGCCGCCTGCCGCAACCGTGCTGCAGAAATTGGTTGATGAGAAGCAGGGCCAGGTGGTTTCCGTGGGTAAAATTGCGGACATCTACGCCAACTGCGGTATCACCAAAAAAGTGAAGGCAACCGGCCTGGACGCGCTGTTTGACGCGACCATCAAAGAGATGAAAGAAGCCGGTGACGAGACTATCGTTTTCACCAACTTCGTTGACTTCGACTCCTCCTGGGGCCACCGTCGCGATGTGGCAGGCTACGCGGGCGGCCTTGAGCTGTTCGATCGTCGTTTGCCAGAGCTGATGTCGCTGCTGAAAGAGGACGATATTCTGATCCTCACCGCGGACCACGGCTGTGACCCGACCTGGCAAGGTACCGACCACACTCGCGAACACATTCCGGTGCTGATCTACGGCCCGAAAGTGAAAGCCGGTTCTCTGGGGCATCGCGAAACCTTCGCGGACATCGGCCAGACGGTAGCGAAGTACTTCGGTCTTTCCGACATGGACTACGGCAAAAACATGCTGTGA
- the deoA gene encoding thymidine phosphorylase yields MFLAQEIIRKKRDGLVLSDEEIRFFINGIRDNTVSEGQIAALAMTIFFHDMTMPERVSLTMAMRDSGTVLDWKSLNLNGPIVDKHSTGGVGDVTSLMLGPMVAACGGYVPMISGRGLGHTGGTLDKLEAIPGFDIFPDDNRFRDIIKDVGVAIIGQTSSLAPADKRFYATRDITATVDSIPLITASILAKKLAEGLDALVMDVKVGSGAFMPTYELSEQLAEAIVGVANGAGVKTTALLTDMNQVLASSAGNAVEVREAVQFLTGEYRNPRLFDVTMALCVEMLISGKLAKDDTEARAKLQSVLDNGKAAEVFGRMVAAQKGPSDFVENYAKYLPTAMLSKAVYAEASGFVSAMDTRALGMAVVSMGGGRRQASDTIDYSVGFTDMARLGESIDAERPLAVIHAKDEASWQEAAKAVKAAIRIDEKAPLETPTVYRRITE; encoded by the coding sequence GTGTTTCTCGCACAAGAAATTATTCGTAAAAAACGTGATGGCCTAGTACTGAGCGACGAAGAGATTCGTTTCTTTATCAACGGCATTCGCGACAACACCGTCTCTGAAGGGCAAATTGCTGCTCTGGCGATGACCATTTTCTTCCACGACATGACCATGCCGGAAAGGGTCTCGCTGACGATGGCGATGCGGGATTCCGGTACCGTGCTGGACTGGAAAAGCCTTAATCTCAACGGCCCGATTGTGGATAAACACTCCACAGGCGGCGTGGGTGACGTGACCTCGCTGATGCTCGGCCCTATGGTGGCAGCCTGTGGCGGTTATGTACCTATGATTTCAGGCCGCGGCCTGGGACACACCGGCGGGACGCTGGATAAGCTGGAGGCGATTCCGGGTTTTGATATCTTCCCGGACGATAACCGCTTCCGCGACATTATTAAGGACGTCGGCGTGGCCATCATCGGCCAGACCAGCTCTCTGGCACCGGCGGACAAACGTTTCTATGCTACCCGTGACATTACCGCGACGGTGGACTCTATTCCTCTTATTACCGCTTCAATCCTGGCGAAGAAACTGGCCGAAGGGTTGGATGCGCTGGTGATGGATGTGAAGGTAGGCAGCGGCGCATTTATGCCGACCTACGAGCTTTCAGAGCAGCTGGCCGAAGCTATCGTTGGCGTTGCCAACGGCGCTGGCGTGAAGACTACCGCCTTGCTGACGGACATGAATCAGGTGCTGGCTTCCAGCGCGGGTAACGCCGTGGAAGTCCGTGAAGCGGTGCAGTTCCTGACCGGTGAATACCGCAACCCACGTCTGTTCGACGTCACGATGGCGCTGTGCGTGGAAATGCTAATTTCCGGCAAGCTTGCCAAAGACGATACGGAAGCTCGCGCGAAGCTTCAGTCCGTGCTGGATAACGGTAAAGCGGCTGAGGTGTTTGGCCGGATGGTTGCCGCGCAGAAAGGCCCGAGCGACTTTGTTGAAAACTATGCGAAGTACCTGCCAACGGCGATGCTGAGCAAGGCGGTATATGCCGAAGCGTCCGGTTTTGTCTCGGCGATGGATACCCGCGCGCTGGGCATGGCGGTGGTGTCGATGGGCGGCGGTCGTCGTCAGGCCTCCGATACTATCGATTACAGCGTCGGCTTTACCGATATGGCCCGTCTGGGTGAATCTATCGACGCTGAGCGCCCGCTGGCCGTTATCCATGCGAAAGACGAAGCCAGCTGGCAGGAAGCGGCGAAGGCGGTGAAAGCGGCAATCAGGATTGACGAAAAAGCACCGCTGGAAACACCAACGGTCTATCGTCGAATCACCGAATAA
- the deoC gene encoding deoxyribose-phosphate aldolase, protein MTDLTQSSLRALKLMDLTTLNDDDTNEKVIALCHQAKTPVGNTAAICIYPRFIPIARKTLKEQGTPDIRIATVTNFPHGNDDIDIALAETRAAIAYGADEVDVVFPYRALIAGNEQVGFGLVKACKDACASANVLLKVIIETGELKTEELIRKASAIAIKAGADFIKTSTGKVPVNATPESARIMMEVIRDMGVEKNVGFKPAGGVRSAEDAAQFLAIADDLFGADWADSRHYRFGASSLLASLLKALGHGDGKSASSY, encoded by the coding sequence ATGACCGATTTAACCCAAAGCAGCCTGCGTGCGCTGAAACTGATGGATCTGACTACCCTGAACGACGATGACACTAACGAGAAAGTCATCGCTCTGTGCCATCAGGCAAAAACCCCAGTCGGTAACACAGCTGCGATTTGTATCTACCCGCGCTTTATCCCAATCGCCCGCAAGACCCTCAAAGAGCAGGGCACGCCGGACATCCGCATTGCGACCGTGACTAACTTCCCGCACGGTAACGACGATATCGACATCGCGCTGGCAGAAACCCGCGCCGCTATCGCCTACGGCGCTGACGAAGTGGACGTAGTTTTCCCTTACCGTGCGCTGATTGCCGGTAATGAGCAGGTTGGCTTTGGCCTGGTGAAAGCGTGTAAAGACGCCTGTGCCAGCGCTAACGTGCTGCTGAAAGTGATCATCGAAACCGGCGAGCTGAAAACCGAAGAACTGATCCGCAAAGCTTCTGCTATCGCCATTAAAGCGGGCGCAGACTTCATCAAAACCTCTACCGGTAAAGTGCCGGTTAACGCGACCCCTGAAAGCGCCCGCATCATGATGGAAGTGATCCGCGATATGGGCGTGGAAAAAAACGTGGGCTTCAAACCGGCCGGTGGCGTTCGCTCCGCTGAAGATGCCGCGCAGTTCCTGGCTATCGCGGACGATCTGTTCGGTGCCGACTGGGCCGACTCCCGCCACTACCGCTTCGGGGCTTCCAGCCTGTTGGCCAGCCTGCTGAAAGCGCTGGGCCACGGGGATGGTAAAAGCGCCAGCAGCTACTAA
- a CDS encoding NupC/NupG family nucleoside CNT transporter translates to MQILMGLVGMASLMLIAVLLSSNRKAINLRTVIGAWLIQIGIGALILYVPVGRKVLLAMSEGVANVIAYGNSGISFLFGGLVSDKMFEVFGGGGFIFALRVLPIIVFFSSLIAVLYYLGVMQLVIRVLGGGLRKVLKTSRTESLSATANIFVGQTEAPLVVRPYIATMTRSELFAVMCGGLASVAGSVLAGYAQMGVPLEYLIAASFMAAPGGLLFAKIMLPETETPNDTPELESMKNDPDRPANVLDAAASGAASGMQLALNVGAMLLAFVALIALLNGMLSGIGGWFNYPQLSLELMLGWVFSPVAWLIGVPWSEANVAGSFIGQKLIINEFVAYLNFGAYLKDDAEVAAAGLQVLSGHTKAIISFALCGFANLSSIAILIGGLGSMAPARRHDVAQLGMKAVAAGTLSNLMSATIAGLFLAL, encoded by the coding sequence ATGCAAATACTCATGGGATTGGTCGGCATGGCCTCGCTGATGCTGATCGCCGTTTTACTGTCCAGCAACCGTAAAGCGATCAACCTGCGTACCGTCATTGGCGCGTGGCTGATTCAAATCGGCATCGGGGCGCTGATCCTTTACGTACCCGTCGGGCGTAAAGTTCTGCTCGCGATGTCAGAAGGGGTGGCTAACGTCATCGCCTACGGCAATTCAGGGATTTCCTTCCTGTTTGGCGGGCTGGTTTCTGACAAAATGTTTGAAGTCTTCGGCGGCGGCGGCTTTATTTTCGCGCTGCGCGTCCTGCCGATCATCGTCTTCTTCTCCTCGCTTATCGCCGTGCTTTACTACCTGGGCGTAATGCAGCTGGTGATCCGCGTGCTTGGCGGCGGCCTGCGCAAGGTACTGAAAACGTCACGGACCGAATCGCTGTCGGCGACGGCGAACATTTTCGTCGGCCAAACCGAAGCGCCGCTGGTGGTACGCCCTTATATCGCCACCATGACCCGCTCTGAGCTGTTTGCCGTGATGTGCGGGGGCCTGGCCTCTGTTGCAGGCTCCGTGCTGGCGGGTTATGCGCAAATGGGCGTGCCGCTGGAATACCTGATCGCCGCGTCCTTTATGGCCGCGCCGGGCGGGCTGCTGTTTGCCAAGATCATGCTGCCTGAGACGGAAACTCCGAACGACACGCCGGAGCTGGAGTCGATGAAAAACGATCCGGATCGCCCGGCTAACGTGCTGGACGCGGCGGCGTCTGGCGCAGCCTCCGGGATGCAGCTGGCGCTGAACGTGGGGGCGATGCTGCTGGCGTTTGTTGCGCTGATTGCCCTGCTGAACGGGATGCTTTCCGGGATTGGCGGCTGGTTCAACTATCCACAGCTTTCTCTGGAGCTGATGCTCGGCTGGGTGTTCTCTCCGGTGGCCTGGCTGATTGGCGTGCCGTGGAGCGAAGCCAACGTGGCTGGATCGTTTATCGGTCAGAAGCTTATCATCAACGAGTTTGTCGCCTACCTGAACTTTGGCGCTTACCTGAAAGATGACGCCGAGGTTGCGGCGGCGGGCCTGCAGGTACTTTCTGGTCACACCAAGGCGATTATCTCCTTCGCGCTATGTGGATTTGCTAACCTTTCTTCTATCGCCATCCTGATTGGCGGCCTGGGCAGCATGGCACCAGCCCGTCGGCATGATGTGGCCCAGCTGGGCATGAAGGCCGTGGCGGCGGGGACGCTGTCTAACCTGATGAGCGCCACCATCGCCGGGCTTTTCCTGGCGCTGTAA
- a CDS encoding TatD family hydrolase → MSFTFYDTHCHFDFPPFTGDEAHSLELAAEAGVRKIIVPAVEAGRFDRVLALAQNYPALYAAIGLHPIVIEKHDEVGLAALEERLRQKPEKLIAIGEIGLDLYREDPQFDRQEFILDEQLKLAKRYDLPVLLHSRRTHDKLALHLKRHNLPRTGVVHGFAGSLQQAERFIAMGYRIGVGGTITYPRASKTRDVMARLPLSSLLLETDAPDMPLNGWQGQPNRPERVAKVFESLCELRPEPPEIIANALKKNADELFAF, encoded by the coding sequence GTGAGTTTTACGTTCTACGACACCCATTGCCACTTTGATTTCCCCCCGTTTACCGGTGATGAAGCCCACAGCCTCGAGCTTGCCGCCGAGGCCGGGGTTCGTAAAATCATTGTGCCCGCAGTAGAAGCAGGGCGTTTCGATCGCGTACTTGCGCTGGCGCAGAACTACCCGGCGCTTTATGCCGCCATCGGCCTGCATCCGATAGTGATTGAAAAACATGATGAAGTCGGGCTGGCGGCGCTGGAGGAGCGTCTGCGGCAAAAACCGGAGAAGCTGATCGCGATCGGCGAAATTGGGCTGGATCTTTATCGCGAGGATCCGCAGTTCGACAGACAGGAATTTATCCTCGACGAGCAGCTAAAGCTGGCGAAGCGCTACGATCTCCCTGTGCTGCTACATTCTCGCCGTACCCATGACAAGCTGGCGCTGCACCTGAAACGCCACAATTTACCGAGAACCGGCGTGGTTCACGGTTTTGCCGGTAGTCTGCAGCAAGCTGAGCGCTTCATAGCGATGGGGTACCGCATCGGGGTAGGTGGCACTATCACCTATCCGCGAGCCAGCAAAACCCGGGATGTGATGGCCCGCCTGCCGCTTTCATCGCTGCTGCTGGAAACGGACGCGCCTGATATGCCACTTAACGGCTGGCAGGGGCAGCCAAACCGCCCCGAACGTGTGGCAAAAGTCTTCGAATCCTTGTGTGAACTCCGACCGGAGCCGCCTGAAATCATCGCTAACGCCTTGAAAAAAAACGCAGACGAATTATTCGCTTTCTAA
- a CDS encoding patatin-like phospholipase family protein, which translates to MGHRIPVTLGNIAPLAIKPFRPGKLALICEGGGQRGIFTAGVLDEFMRAEFNPFDLFFGTSAGAQNLSAYVCNQPGYARRVITRFTTTRDFFNPLRFARGGHLIDLDWLIESTSTRLPLSMSSADPLFEQGKEFFMCACRSDDYAANYFSPTADTWLNLLKASSAIPGFYRAGVEIDGVSYQDGGISDAVPVREAANRGADTLVVIRTVPSQMYYTPQWFKRMERWLGDSSLQPLLNLVQHHEESYRDIQSFIEKPPGKLRIFEIYPPKALLSSALGSRLPSLTADYQTGRLCGRYFLATIGKLLVAKPPLRRHLPRVNTPGPLVIPPAAAANESLVKPIGSGLQANDAAFDNEDLA; encoded by the coding sequence GTGGGACATCGTATACCCGTTACGCTCGGCAATATTGCGCCGCTGGCGATCAAACCTTTTCGTCCTGGAAAACTCGCTCTGATTTGTGAAGGGGGCGGGCAGCGCGGGATCTTTACGGCCGGGGTTCTGGACGAATTTATGCGTGCGGAATTCAACCCCTTTGATCTGTTCTTTGGCACCTCTGCCGGTGCACAGAACCTTTCTGCCTATGTCTGTAACCAGCCGGGGTATGCGCGCCGCGTGATTACGCGTTTTACCACGACAAGGGATTTCTTTAACCCGCTACGCTTTGCGCGTGGAGGGCACCTGATCGACCTCGACTGGCTGATAGAGTCCACCTCCACGAGGCTGCCGCTTTCGATGTCCAGCGCGGACCCGCTTTTTGAGCAAGGAAAAGAGTTCTTTATGTGCGCCTGCCGCAGCGATGACTATGCGGCGAATTACTTTTCACCGACTGCGGATACGTGGCTAAATTTACTGAAAGCCTCAAGCGCTATTCCGGGCTTCTACCGCGCTGGCGTGGAGATTGACGGCGTCAGCTATCAGGACGGGGGCATAAGCGATGCGGTGCCGGTGCGGGAAGCCGCTAATCGCGGGGCTGACACGCTGGTGGTCATTCGCACCGTGCCTTCACAGATGTACTACACGCCGCAGTGGTTCAAACGCATGGAACGCTGGCTCGGTGACAGCAGCCTGCAGCCGCTTTTGAATCTGGTGCAGCATCACGAAGAGAGCTATCGTGATATCCAGAGTTTTATTGAGAAACCGCCCGGCAAGCTGCGAATTTTTGAGATTTACCCGCCGAAGGCGCTGCTGAGTAGCGCGCTCGGAAGCCGCCTGCCCTCGCTGACGGCAGATTACCAAACGGGCCGCCTGTGCGGGCGTTATTTCCTCGCCACCATCGGCAAGCTGCTGGTCGCGAAGCCACCGTTAAGGCGGCATTTGCCGCGTGTGAATACGCCGGGGCCATTGGTCATTCCTCCGGCGGCGGCGGCAAACGAATCCCTGGTCAAACCGATTGGCTCAGGCCTGCAGGCAAATGATGCCGCGTTTGATAATGAGGATCTTGCGTGA
- a CDS encoding DUF1328 domain-containing protein, with protein MFRWGIIFLVIALIAAALGFGGLAGTAAGAAKIVFIVGIILFLVSLFMGRKRP; from the coding sequence ATGTTTCGTTGGGGCATTATTTTTCTGGTTATTGCGTTGATCGCTGCGGCCCTGGGCTTCGGTGGTCTGGCTGGTACCGCTGCAGGTGCTGCAAAAATCGTCTTTATAGTCGGTATCATTCTGTTCCTGGTCAGCCTGTTTATGGGACGCAAACGTCCTTAG
- the osmY gene encoding molecular chaperone OsmY: MTTTKISKTLLAVVLGSVLASTSAFAEDTMLNKTESTADSAGKKIDSSMTKVGNFMDDSGITAKVKAALVDDKNIKSTDISVKTENKVVTLSGFVESQAQAEQAVATAKKVEGVTSVSDKLHVRDAKEQSVKGYAGDAATTSEIKAKLLADSIVPSRHVKVETTDGVVQLSGEVKSSAQSEKAESIAKSVEGVKSVKNDLKVK; the protein is encoded by the coding sequence ATGACTACGACTAAGATTTCAAAAACTCTGCTGGCGGTTGTGTTGGGCTCAGTACTGGCAAGCACCAGTGCCTTTGCCGAAGACACTATGCTCAATAAAACGGAGTCTACCGCCGATAGCGCAGGGAAAAAAATCGATAGCTCTATGACTAAAGTCGGTAATTTCATGGACGACAGCGGCATCACAGCGAAAGTTAAAGCAGCACTTGTAGACGACAAAAATATTAAAAGCACCGACATTTCGGTGAAAACCGAAAACAAAGTGGTCACCCTGAGCGGTTTTGTTGAGAGTCAGGCTCAGGCCGAGCAGGCCGTTGCCACGGCGAAAAAAGTGGAAGGTGTGACCTCGGTTAGCGACAAACTTCATGTCCGTGACGCTAAAGAGCAGTCGGTGAAAGGCTATGCCGGTGATGCGGCAACGACCAGCGAGATCAAAGCGAAATTACTGGCCGACAGCATTGTGCCTTCCCGTCACGTAAAAGTGGAAACCACCGATGGGGTGGTTCAGCTGTCCGGTGAAGTGAAGTCCAGCGCCCAGTCCGAGAAGGCTGAAAGCATTGCCAAATCGGTTGAAGGCGTGAAAAGCGTTAAAAACGATCTGAAAGTGAAGTAA
- the prfC gene encoding peptide chain release factor 3, which produces MTLSPYLQEVAKRRTFAIISHPDAGKTTITEKVLLFGQAIQTAGTVKGRGSSQHAKSDWMEMEKQRGISITTSVMQFPYRDSLVNLLDTPGHEDFSEDTYRTLTAVDCCLMVIDAAKGVEDRTRKLMEVTRLRDTPIITFMNKLDRDIRDPMEVLDEVERELKIGCAPITWPIGCGKLFKGVYHLYKDETYLYQTGKGHTIQEVRIVKGLNNPELDAAVGEDLALQLRDELELVLGASNEFDHELFLAGEITPVFFGTALGNFGVDHMLDGLVDWAPAPMPRKTDTRLVEADDEKFTGFVFKIQANMDPKHRDRVAFMRVVSGKYEKGMKLRQVRIGKDVIISDALTFMAGDRSHVEEAYPGDIIGLHNHGTIQIGDTFTQGEMMKFTGIPNFAPELFRRIRLRDPLKQKQLLKGLVQLSEEGAVQVFRPIANNDLIVGAVGVLQFDVVVARLKSEYNVEAIYESVNVATARWVEGNDVKKFEEFKRKNEIQLALDGGDNLTYIAPTMVNLNITQERYPDVTFRKTREH; this is translated from the coding sequence ATGACTTTGTCTCCTTATTTGCAAGAGGTGGCGAAACGCCGCACTTTTGCCATTATCTCCCACCCGGATGCCGGTAAAACGACCATCACCGAAAAGGTTCTGCTGTTTGGACAGGCGATTCAGACCGCCGGGACGGTAAAAGGCCGTGGCTCAAGCCAGCACGCTAAATCCGACTGGATGGAGATGGAAAAACAGCGTGGGATCTCGATCACCACCTCGGTGATGCAGTTCCCGTACCGCGACAGCCTGGTTAACCTGCTGGATACCCCAGGGCACGAGGACTTCTCCGAAGATACCTACCGTACCCTGACCGCCGTTGACTGCTGCCTGATGGTTATCGACGCCGCGAAAGGTGTAGAAGATCGTACCCGCAAGCTGATGGAAGTGACCCGCCTGCGCGATACGCCGATCATCACCTTTATGAACAAGCTCGACCGTGACATCCGCGACCCGATGGAAGTGCTGGATGAGGTTGAGCGCGAGCTGAAGATTGGCTGTGCGCCAATCACCTGGCCAATTGGCTGCGGCAAGCTGTTCAAAGGGGTTTATCATCTTTATAAAGATGAAACCTACCTCTACCAAACCGGTAAAGGCCACACCATTCAGGAAGTACGCATCGTGAAAGGGTTGAATAACCCGGAACTCGACGCTGCCGTGGGTGAAGATCTCGCTCTGCAGCTGCGTGACGAACTGGAGCTGGTGCTGGGTGCTTCTAACGAATTCGATCACGAGCTGTTCCTGGCCGGTGAGATAACGCCAGTGTTCTTCGGGACTGCGCTGGGTAACTTCGGCGTAGACCATATGCTGGATGGCCTGGTGGACTGGGCTCCGGCGCCCATGCCGCGTAAAACCGACACGCGTCTGGTTGAAGCTGATGACGAGAAGTTCACCGGCTTTGTCTTTAAGATTCAGGCCAACATGGACCCGAAACACCGTGACCGCGTGGCCTTTATGCGCGTCGTTTCCGGCAAATATGAAAAAGGCATGAAGCTGCGCCAGGTGCGTATTGGTAAAGACGTCATTATTTCTGACGCGCTGACCTTTATGGCCGGTGACCGTTCCCACGTGGAAGAGGCTTACCCTGGCGACATCATCGGCCTGCATAACCACGGCACGATTCAGATAGGCGACACCTTCACCCAGGGTGAGATGATGAAGTTCACCGGTATTCCGAACTTCGCCCCAGAGCTGTTCCGCCGCATTCGCCTGCGCGATCCGCTCAAGCAGAAGCAGCTGCTTAAAGGCCTGGTTCAGCTTTCTGAAGAAGGTGCGGTGCAGGTGTTCCGTCCTATTGCCAACAACGATCTTATCGTTGGTGCGGTCGGGGTTCTGCAGTTCGACGTGGTCGTTGCTCGCCTGAAAAGCGAATATAACGTGGAAGCGATTTACGAATCGGTGAACGTGGCGACGGCGCGTTGGGTTGAAGGGAATGACGTGAAGAAGTTTGAAGAATTCAAACGTAAAAACGAAATTCAGCTGGCGCTGGATGGCGGGGATAACCTGACCTACATCGCGCCAACGATGGTGAACCTGAACATTACTCAGGAACGTTATCCTGACGTTACCTTCCGTAAAACCCGCGAGCACTAA
- the yjjG gene encoding pyrimidine 5'-nucleotidase: MNWDWILFDADETLFTFDAFGGLQRMFLDYSVTFTADDFQEYQAVNKPLWVDYQNGAITALQLQLRRFEDWAERLSVPSAELNTAFLSAMAEICSPLPGAVSLLNALKGKAKLGIITNGFTALQQIRLERTGLRDYFDLLVISEQVGVAKPDRRIFDYTFEQMNQPSRDRVLMVGDTAESDILGGINAGIATCWLNAHGRTAPEGIEPTWQVTSLSELEQLLCKP, encoded by the coding sequence ATGAACTGGGACTGGATTTTATTTGATGCGGACGAAACGCTGTTTACTTTTGACGCGTTTGGCGGTTTACAGCGGATGTTTCTCGACTATAGCGTGACCTTTACCGCAGATGATTTCCAGGAATACCAGGCGGTGAACAAGCCGCTGTGGGTGGATTACCAGAACGGCGCGATTACCGCGCTTCAGCTTCAGCTCAGGCGTTTTGAGGACTGGGCCGAGCGGCTTAGTGTTCCGTCGGCTGAACTTAACACCGCCTTTTTATCCGCGATGGCGGAAATTTGCTCCCCGCTGCCGGGGGCCGTTTCTTTGCTTAATGCGCTGAAGGGTAAGGCTAAACTCGGCATTATCACCAACGGCTTCACCGCGCTGCAGCAAATCCGCCTGGAGCGTACCGGCCTGCGAGACTATTTCGACCTGCTGGTTATTTCCGAGCAGGTGGGCGTGGCAAAACCCGATCGCCGTATTTTCGACTATACCTTTGAGCAGATGAATCAGCCTTCGCGTGACCGCGTATTAATGGTGGGCGACACCGCGGAATCCGACATTCTTGGCGGCATTAACGCCGGGATAGCAACCTGCTGGCTTAACGCCCACGGACGCACCGCGCCGGAAGGGATAGAACCGACCTGGCAGGTCACCTCGTTAAGTGAACTGGAGCAACTGCTGTGTAAGCCATGA